The Dehalococcoidia bacterium region GCAAGACAACCCTCTCCTACATCATCGCCGCCGAGATGGGTGTGAGCGTCCGCGTCACCTCCGGGCCCGCGATCGAGCGGCCCGGCGACCTGGCGGCGATACTCACGAACCTCCACCGCGAGGACGTCCTCTTCATCGACGAGATACACCGTCTCGCCCGCGCTGTCGAGGAGATCCTGTACCCGGCGATGGAGGACTTCGCGCTCGACCTCGTGCTCGGCAAGGGGCCGGGCGCGCGCAGCGTCCGCCTCTCGCTGCCGCCGTTCACGCTCGTCGGCTCGACGACGCGCTACGCGATGCTTAGCCCGCCCCTGCGCGACCGCTTTGGCGCCGTCTACCGCCTCGATTTCTACGATGTGGCGGCGGTCTCCGACATCATCCGCCGCAGCGCCCGCATCCTCGACGTCGAGATCGAGGAGGGCGGCGTGCGTGAGATCGCGCAGCGGGCCCGTGGGACGCCGCGCGTGGCCAACCGGCTGCTCAAGCGGGTGCGCGACTACGCGCAGGTGATGGCGGACGGGGTGATCACGGAGAGCGTCGCCGTCGACGCCCTGGCGCGGCTCGAGATCGACTTCCTTGGCCTGGACGAGGTCGACCACAAAGTGCTGCGGACGATAATCGAGAAGTTCGACGGCGGGCCCGTGGGGCTCGACACGATAGCCGCCTCCATTTCGGAAGAGGCGGACACGATAATGGACGTCTACGAGCCGTACCTCATGCAGGTGGGCTTCCTTCAGCGGACGCCGCGTGGCCGCGTGGCGACCCGCCTCGCCTACGAGCACCTGGGCCTGCCGCCGAAGGGCCCGGCGCCCTCTCCC contains the following coding sequences:
- the ruvB gene encoding Holliday junction branch migration DNA helicase RuvB; the encoded protein is MQERILSGRPREEDVALETSLRPRRLDEYIGQDRVKENLRIAMAAAQMRREPLDHVLLYGPPGLGKTTLSYIIAAEMGVSVRVTSGPAIERPGDLAAILTNLHREDVLFIDEIHRLARAVEEILYPAMEDFALDLVLGKGPGARSVRLSLPPFTLVGSTTRYAMLSPPLRDRFGAVYRLDFYDVAAVSDIIRRSARILDVEIEEGGVREIAQRARGTPRVANRLLKRVRDYAQVMADGVITESVAVDALARLEIDFLGLDEVDHKVLRTIIEKFDGGPVGLDTIAASISEEADTIMDVYEPYLMQVGFLQRTPRGRVATRLAYEHLGLPPKGPAPSPQAALWDSP